A genomic stretch from Primulina huaijiensis isolate GDHJ02 chromosome 14, ASM1229523v2, whole genome shotgun sequence includes:
- the LOC140958065 gene encoding uncharacterized protein: MDMFKFHDVRIEKANISRYRKLERIATLFRFVELCFFLIIISKFSSKFPLSFKSSSEYLRGISVKLISPRFVFVVGNVIILVLFLKSGEFSAKNGGKPSDLYEEYVEKCRRDQETCVAEKKIAAIADHGNKYGVSSDERKIHRCCSDQNLAKAAAHVNQLRRTMTEEYRKSAANRRGSSKLEDDMSGEEFRRTVEAFIARQQRFLREEEEEST; the protein is encoded by the coding sequence ATGGACATGTTCAAGTTTCACGACGTAAGAATTGAGAAAGCGAACATCTCGAGGTATCGAAAACTTGAGAGGATCGCCACTTTGTTTAGATTTGTGGAGCTGTGCTTTTTCTTGATCATCATCTCCAAGTTCTCCAGTAAGTTCCCGTTGTCTTTCAAATCATCCAGCGAATATTTGAGGGGTATCTCAGTCAAGTTGATAAGCCCGCGATTCGTTTTCGTGGTGGGAAACGTTATTATACTCGTGTTGTTCTTGAAATCCGGGGAATTCTCAGCCAAAAATGGCGGAAAACCCTCAGATCTTTACGAGGAGTACGTGGAAAAATGTCGAAGGGATCAGGAAACATGCGTTGCAGAAAAGAAGATAGCTGCAATAGCAGATCATGGGAATAAATATGGTGTTAGTTCTGATGAAAGGAAGATACACCGGTGTTGTTCTGATCAGAATCTCGCGAAAGCAGCCGCGCATGTCAACCAGCTGAGGCGGACCATGACGGAGGAGTACAGGAAAAGTGCTGCGAATCGCCGTGGTTCTTCCAAGCTGGAGGATGATATGAGCGGTGAAGAGTTCCGGAGAACGGTGGAGGCGTTTATAGCAAGGCAGCAGAGGTTTCTGagggaagaagaagaggaaagtACTTAG
- the LOC140957753 gene encoding diaminopimelate decarboxylase 1, chloroplastic-like — MAASNLLSQTPKTLYPKPRHSNLVFIHSSLPFKPKPISAPAGSLQARSPKAVLSPAEPKTQKFQHCFTKSEDGFLCCEGVKVEEIMEVVERRPFYLYSKAQITRNVEAYREALEGLTSVIGYAIKANNNLKILEHLRSLGCGAVLVSGNELKLALRAGFDPTRCVFNGNGKILEDLVLAAQEGVFVNIDSEFDLENIVAASRISGKKVNVLLRINPDVDPQVHAYVATGNKNSKFGIRNEKLQWFLDAVKAHPNELKLVGAHCHLGSTITKVDIFRDAAVLMVNYIDEIRSQGFEINYLNIGGGLGIDYYHTGAVLPTPRDLIDTVRELVLSRNLNLIIEPGRSLIANSCCLVNRVTGVKTNGTKNFIVIDGSMAELIRPSLYGAYQHIELVSPPSPSAEVSTFDVVGPVCESADFLGKDRELPTPDRGTGLVVHDAGAYCMSMASTYNLKMRPPEYWVEDDGSVSKIRHGETFEDHLRFFEGL; from the exons ATGGCGGCTTCAAATCTCCTCTCTCAAACCCCTAAAACCCTCTACCCGAAACCACGCCATTCAAACTTAGTTTTCATACACTCAAGTCTACCATTCAAACCCAAGCCCATTTCAGCACCCGCAGGTTCTCTACAAGCCCGTTCTCCGAAGGCAGTTCTGTCCCCGGCAGAACCCAAAACCCAGAAATTTCAGCACTGTTTCACGAAATCAGAGGATGGGTTCTTGTGTTGTGAGGGAGTCAAAGTTGAGGAAATCATGGAAGTTGTGGAAAGAAGACCCTTTTATTTGTACAGCAAAGCTCAGATTACTCGGAATGTTGAGGCGTATAGAGAAGCTTTGGAGGGGTTGACTTCGGTTATTGGGTACGCAATTAAGGCGAATAACAATCTCAAGATTCTGGAGCATTTACGAAGTTTGGGATGTGGGGCTGTTTTGGTTAGTGGGAACGAGCTGAAGTTGGCTCTCCGTGCTGGTTTTGATCCTACAAg GTGTGTCTTTAATGGGAATGGGAAAATCTTGGAAGACCTTGTCTTGGCTGCCCAAGAAGGGGTTTTTGTCAACATTGACAGTGAATTtgatttggaaaacattgtggctGCTTCAAGAATTTCTGGAAAGAAAGTTAATGTGCTTTTACGCATCAATCCAGATGTTGATCCTCAG GTCCATGCTTACGTTGCCACAGGAAATAAGAATTCCAAATTTGGCATTAGAAATGAGAAGCTACAGTGGTTCTTAGATGCTGTGAAGGCACACCCTAATGAACTCAAGCTTGTTGGGGCCCACTGTCATCTCGGGTCTACTATTACGAAG GTGGATATTTTTAGAGATGCTGCTGTCTTGATGGTAAACTATATAGACGAGATTCGTTCTCAAGGTTTTGAAATAAACTACTTAAACATTGGAGGCGGTCTGGGGATTGATTATTATCATACTGGAGCAGTTCTTCCAACTCCTCGAGACCTTATTGATACC GTCCGAGAGTTGGTTCTTTCACGAAATCTCAATCTAATTATTGAACCTGGAAGATCACTTATAGCCAACTCTTGCTGCTTAGTCAATCGCGTAACTGGGGTTAAAACCAACGGGACTAAAAATTTTATAGTGATTGATGGCAGCATGGCAGAACTTATCCGCCCAAGTTTGTATGGAGCTTACCAG CACATAGAACTGGTGTCCCCTCCATCTCCAAGTGCCGAGGTTTCTACTTTTGATGTGGTTGGCCCCGTTTGCGAGTCTGCAGATTTCTTGGGGAAGGATAGGGAATTACCAACGCCTGATAGG GGAACTGGATTGGTCGTACATGATGCTGGTGCTTACTGCATGAGCATGGCTTCGACTTACAATCTCAAGATGCGTCCACCCGAATACTGG GTTGAAGATGATGGATCGGTGTCCAAGATCAGGCACGGGGAGACGTTTGAAGACCATTTAAGATTTTTTGAAGGCCTTTAA